ATATTGGGAAGGGAACACAAAACTTGTCCCTTAttccatagatagatagatagatagatagatagatagatagatagatagatagatagatagatagatgacatgcaaatctctaattttttaaaaaaaatttgccCATCTTTGCTGACTATGAACTTTGCGTCAAGTCAGTTTTATGTACTGCCTTTGGGATTGACTTTCTCAGCTTTTATCCTAAGATCCTCTTCTCCCACTGGGTCCCAGGATTATGCAGCACATTTACACAAAGTTGAAGAGGCTCAAGCCTGAAACCCATCACTCGTGTGCCATCCTGGGCTAGCCAATGCAGGTCCTTCTGACCCAAAACCAGGATATATTAGTTGGGTTTCCCTATGAAGCTGTTGCATGTCATGGGATGTTGAAGGAACAAGTGCCTCTTATCTTCAGTATCTTTCCATAAGGTGCTCATAAAAATCCCTAGGATCACAAGAGAAGCAGCAGAAAAATGCAGAACTGGACATTTGAGGAGCAGTGTCAGAGGACAACGGCAAAATGACAATAAGTCAAAATAGTTCAAAGACAAAGTAAACTGAAACTAAAATTTCTTCAAAGTTCcaacagtgaaagaaaaacacaaaacaaacaaatgcttttagagatccaaaagcaaacaaacaaatatgctTAGGCCAAACCAAATGTCTAGACCGAGAtgttttcaaagcaaacaaacaaactagatgcCTTAAGCCAGATATTTTGAAAACAGACCAAAGTAAGTATATATATCAGATTTGGATCCTTAGTTAACCAATTCAGAATAAACAAAAGGCAGGTGACCAAAGCAAGGGAGGTCCAGAGCCTAGATAACAACAATCCTCCTAAAGAAATAACACTACATAGCCCCTGGTAcccagacaggaagaaagggaaggaaggggatcAGGATTAGATGGTACCAACACTATCAACACCCCCTTTGATGTTATTGAGCTTCCTAGGTCAGACAACCTGACAATGAGATGTCTGTCAGGTAAGACTCAGACAAAATCTCAGTAGGGTGCCTCTCCATATCTGTGATTCTACTTGACCATCCGATGCTTTATAAAATTTGGTTTTCACATAAGAGTATTACTAGATtagatataaacattttaaaagaatgtacgttacaggaaacacagaaaaaaagaaagcaaattctcAGAGAAAACCATGCCCCTGAGACaggtctttctgttttgttttttgttattttgttatttttatatctgcTGGGGGAAGTTACTTGGTCTTATCTTACAGGTCATTTGTGTGATATCATATCTGGGTAGACAGGAAGCATCCAGCTCGTCATCCTGATAAGCATTTACAGTAGCCTTAGTCTTCCTGGTCACTTGAATGAGGCCCCACAAGTATTGGGGACTTATGCTCGCTGATAAGACATCACATGTTTCTGAGTCAGTCCCCAAGCAGACAGCTTGTAATTGTTAAAGggtggggatttttgttttattcttggcCTTTCTGCTTTTAGATTTCCCCCTGGCAGAGTCACAAGGGAAATGACTGACAAGAGATTAAAGTCTTCTTCTCTAGAGCTGAGATGGGGTTTAAGATAGGGGGAGAAACAGGCCTGGGTGGCATTGTTGGTCTGTCATAGGGTGGTAGGATCTGGAGGCATAAAAGGCATGAGCTGCATTTGAAAGGGGGAGGGATGGTTGTCAAAGTCGACACTGTAAGACCTCTAGAAGTTTTCGAACATAGGAACTAACGCTGATGGCAATAGTTGATGTTCTTGGGACCACATTTGGAGCTTAACGCCCTGTCATATGAGGCATACTTCCATCCCAGAAGGCTAaagaagcaagaaacaaaaagaattatgCCAACAAGCAGACCCAAGAGAAGTAGTAATTAGGAAATCCAGTCCATGTGCCCTTCCATAGCAGTCAGGCCTCGGAGACCGGCTTTCTAAAGTCACTTGTTTTCGTCAATTGGCTGCATCTTCTGCTGTCCTTGATTAGTTGACAGATAAATCATTCCACATCCAGGGCCAGGAAGTTCACCCATACTCACCCTTGCCCTGGGCTGCCACAGCATGTGAAGGATACAGAAGTTAAGGAATCCTATAGAGGCAAGGGAATCACCCTGGTCCTGAGGACCTCAAGGAACATTGAGATATGGTCTAGTCCCAAGACTAATTCAGAGACTAAAAAAGCCAATGCGAGTCCACtcaactcctgtctccactcctgcCAAAATGACTAGTTCCTATAGGTGGGGTTTCGTCACCTGAGCAGCTCTCTTAGTTTAAGAGATCCTAAAACGTGGGCTTGGGGGAAGTTGGTTGCAGGGGTAACATGAGTAGAAGTGCATCTGCCTGCACAGATTTGTGACACGCCCCATGtccagaacagaaacagagggaaagggGAGCTTTGCTCCCTGAGCTGAGTCCCAGCACTGTGCCTCTCCTTGCCCCAGTTTGGAACCTGAGCTGCCTACAGACACTGTCTGAGGCTGTCCTCATGGCCCCTTCCCCAAGAGACCTGCACTGCATGTATTCTCTCACGAAAGTGAGATGAGATTTCAATGCAGCTCGTGGAGAAGAGATGAAGACACCACTTCTCTTGTGACTGAAGAAAGCCATGAGGCCCGCCAGCAGGGATGAGCTCTGTAGCCAGCAGCGCCACAAACCCACAGAAGTGGAAAACCAGAAAAAGCCCTCCCACGAGATAGGCACACAGTTCTGAAGGTGAGGAGCCATAAAAGCCCTTTATTTCAAAATTGTCATTGTACTTGATGAGGTCATTAAATCACAGGCAAACCATGGAGAACAGGTAAAAGACTGACAGGAACACCTTTTCCTCAGGGAGAGGAGAACCGGCCACAGAACAGAATCCCATTGGTCTTAACATGctgaatgaagaaaaggaaggggcgGTTGGCACAGAAGCGGGGAGTGTACAATGGGGACCCCAGAATGAAAACGGCAGCTGTAGCAGCCACAGCCTCTGTGCCCTCCTCATTGACCTCCATAAAGGACTTATGCACAACCTTGGACAGAGACAAACCATGCTTGGAAGATATTCCAGAAAAGTCTGCCCTGTCCTCAAAGGCATCCGTCATGCCCAGCTTGCACAGGAAGTCCTCCATGTCATAATTCTCCTCCAGTTTAAACCGTGGGAGGAAAACCTCCACCTTTTGTTCTTGCATCTTGTCCAGCCTCGTCCACTCTATGAACTTCTCATAAGTTATTTCCTTTTCCACCTAGAAGAGAGGTGGACACTTTAGGACAACGTTGTCACCTGGGGCACTTGAGACGATGGGGAGGCTCTACACTGCCCAGGGATGTGTGGCTTTAAGTTAATATAGTAGCTGGAAGGGGCTAGGATTCAGCTCAGTGGTGAGTGTTTGTCATGTAGGCTCCAGGCTGTGGGTTCCACCCCTGCcttaaaaaagaatggaagataAAAACATGGTCATGGGAGTCTAGGAGAGCTCCTCCAATAGAAACATAAATGCCTCTCAGTTTTTCTCTTAAAGCTTCACGAAGGCTCCTTACCATTCTCAAGTCAATGTGTTCATCTGGAAGCATGATGATCATGTTCAGCTCATTCCCAGCATAGGGAATTAACAGAATTTTGGTGGATATCTCTTTCACATAGGTCATTTTAAAAGTAGACTTCTTAAACATCATTTGCACAAGTTTCTCCTCATTCTGTAAAAGATGGATAAATACCAAGTTGAAACAAGTCAAACTGGGCAAATCCAACAGGGAAAGATAATCACTGTCTCTGGAAGCATTTTCTTGGTTAGATTCCTAGAACATTCTGTCAGTCCCTCAACTTCTAGAACAGTTCAGATTTTACATGTCCCTAAAGACCCATTTTTCAAGACTTGATTCTCAGAGTGGAGCTTTTGAAGCGAAGGAATCTTTAAGAAGTGGAGCCTAGAGAATGGTTGTTCAGATCACTGAGATGTGCCCTAGAAAGGAATTATCAAGTGGGCTATGTTGATTCTCTCTGTATTCGTTGTAGTGTCAGAGAGCTGAATGACCCACTCTCCAAACGCCTGAGATATCCtagcccaatttttttttctcttgggggAACTCATTTAGTCTCATGAAACTGAACATAATTTCCAAATCACTGTGCTGTCTATGCAGAGCGTCCCCCTGAACTTTGGAAAAATCCCATTTTACGGTCAATTTGACTCTTTCAGTCTGATACAAACAAAGCCCCCACCACAGGCATAGGTCTGAACTTATATTCCTTTGCAAATTTGCTCTCCATACAATTTTGCTTGTCTTAGTTGACAGTGATGCTCTTTCCCATTGCCAAGACCATCCTGTATCCTTTCTCTTGCTAAAATCATTGTGTCTCCTTGACTTCTATCTGCCTCTCACACCCTCCACCCTCCGTTAactcaataataaataataccagCTCCTTCTTTAAAATATAACCATAATCTGGCTTGCTTTTTTAGCCCCCACTGCCATCAGCATACCCCTGGAATACTGTGATGACCTCAGCACCTCGGTCATAATTCCCAGCACAGTGCAAGTCAGACCACATCACTCTAGCTGGACACCCTTGTGTGGTACAGCTCTAGCAGGAGCAAAACCCTAACCTATCTGGAATCACATTAAGagcctcctgctttctcttctattgaCCTCTTACCATGCTCTCTCACCCCTGCTCCTCTTTAGTGATGGGGTTACTTCTGGATTTGTGGTTAGCTACCTTAATCTCTCTTCTAATCCATGAACTCCTCCTGAGAACCCAGAACAGAACGACGTCCTGGTGTCTGCTCACATACCGTAATCTTCCTAGTGAAGATTTCCTCTGTAGCACTCTTCTTCAGCCACACCCCAAACACAGCATCCTGTGTGTCACCTCCTTTGTATGTCTTTAGAGCCCTTCCACCAACCACTGTGTTGTTACCAATGCTTCTATCAaagttccctcctcccagaaaACTTAGCCTCATGAGGGCAGCACACACAGCCAGTTAATATCTGCTGCACAGTAGGCTCTCAAGCAACATCTGCTGATTACATAAGTAGCAAACCAATTAGCAACAACACCAAGTGCCAGGCAAGATGAACACCTTACCAGAAAGTAACTATAGTTTCAACATAATGCCAGCCGGGGAACACATCCTATTCAATATTCCTTCCTGGTTTCTGATCCCTCTATGGTTTAAGTCTAGAATGTCTTGTGACAGTCATGACCCTTTGCAGTCTCACTTCTCTGGTACAGCA
This genomic window from Microtus ochrogaster isolate Prairie Vole_2 chromosome 16, MicOch1.0, whole genome shotgun sequence contains:
- the LOC101998143 gene encoding serpin B6 isoform X2, with the protein product MLFQTQNEEKLVQMMFKKSTFKMTYVKEISTKILLIPYAGNELNMIIMLPDEHIDLRMVEKEITYEKFIEWTRLDKMQEQKVEVFLPRFKLEENYDMEDFLCKLGMTDAFEDRADFSGISSKHGLSLSKVVHKSFMEVNEEGTEAVAATAAVFILGSPLYTPRFCANRPFLFFIQHVKTNGILFCGRFSSP